The following are from one region of the Microbacterium paraoxydans genome:
- a CDS encoding ROK family protein yields MTRYALAVDVGGTKMEAALVADDGALVPGSRSRQPTGREATSASLTAAVDAIVRHALAALPADAELVGAGIGSAGPVDRTRGEILPVNMPLARGFGLVDAVARAASTALGRDVPAVLGHDGGALALAESWLGATQQAGASLSIVVSTGVGGGFVVGGAYVPGASGNAGHLGQVRREGGLTLEEIASGPASAAWAREQGWSGATGEDLARDAAAGVAVARAAIERSARAVGEALADAATLVDLDVVAIGGGFSRVSPDYIDLVQQALTASAVHQYSRRTRVVRSGLGDEGPLIGAAALVLR; encoded by the coding sequence GTGACCCGCTACGCGCTGGCCGTCGACGTGGGCGGCACGAAGATGGAGGCCGCCCTCGTCGCCGACGACGGCGCGCTCGTCCCCGGCAGCCGCAGCCGGCAGCCCACCGGCCGTGAGGCGACGTCCGCGTCGTTGACGGCGGCGGTCGACGCGATCGTGCGGCATGCGCTCGCGGCCCTTCCCGCCGACGCGGAGCTCGTCGGCGCCGGGATCGGCAGCGCGGGTCCCGTGGATCGGACCCGCGGTGAGATCCTGCCGGTGAACATGCCCCTCGCGCGGGGGTTCGGCCTCGTCGACGCGGTCGCCCGTGCGGCCTCGACCGCACTCGGACGGGACGTCCCGGCGGTCCTGGGTCACGACGGCGGCGCGCTCGCGCTCGCGGAGTCGTGGCTGGGGGCGACGCAGCAGGCGGGAGCCTCGTTGTCGATCGTCGTGTCCACCGGCGTCGGCGGCGGTTTCGTCGTGGGCGGTGCGTATGTGCCCGGGGCCAGCGGCAACGCCGGGCACCTGGGGCAGGTCCGCCGCGAGGGCGGGCTCACTCTCGAGGAGATCGCCTCCGGACCTGCCAGTGCCGCCTGGGCGCGGGAGCAGGGCTGGTCCGGCGCGACCGGGGAGGACCTGGCCCGGGACGCCGCAGCCGGTGTCGCCGTCGCCCGTGCGGCGATCGAGCGCTCGGCCCGCGCCGTCGGGGAGGCGCTGGCGGATGCCGCAACCCTCGTCGACCTCGATGTCGTCGCCATCGGCGGCGGCTTCTCGCGGGTGTCGCCGGACTACATCGACCTCGTCCAGCAGGCGCTCACCGCCAGCGCGGTGCACCAGTACTCCCGTCGCACCCGCGTCGTCCGCTCGGGCCTGGGCGACGAGGGGCCGCTGATCGGCGCCGCCGCCCTCGTCCTGCGCTGA
- a CDS encoding exodeoxyribonuclease III, whose product MRLATWNVNSIRTRVTRTVEFAVREDIDVLAMQEVKCKPEQFPYAPFEEAGYHVEVHGLNQWNGVAIASRLPITDVRTAFDGMPGFAKGHEGPDAPQEARALGVMVDGVRVWSLYVPNGRSLDDPHYVYKLHWLEQLKQSTAAELSANPDLPLALVGDFNIIPFDHDNGDPDIVVGRSTHVSPAERDAFFALTDAGVTDVVRPLLPEGYTYWDYQRLKFPRNEGIRIDFILGSKTFADAVTGASIHRNERKGEQPSDHVPVVVDVDFGGDDADDDLPMIFS is encoded by the coding sequence ATGCGCTTGGCCACCTGGAACGTCAACTCCATCCGCACCCGCGTCACCCGCACCGTCGAGTTCGCCGTCCGTGAAGACATCGACGTGCTCGCGATGCAGGAGGTGAAGTGCAAGCCGGAGCAGTTCCCGTATGCACCGTTCGAGGAGGCCGGCTACCACGTCGAGGTGCACGGCCTCAATCAGTGGAACGGCGTCGCGATCGCGAGCCGGCTGCCCATCACCGATGTCCGCACCGCCTTCGACGGCATGCCAGGGTTCGCGAAGGGCCACGAGGGCCCCGACGCCCCGCAGGAGGCGCGCGCTCTGGGCGTCATGGTCGACGGCGTGCGCGTCTGGAGCCTGTACGTGCCCAACGGCCGCTCGCTCGACGACCCGCACTATGTCTACAAGCTGCACTGGCTCGAGCAGCTCAAGCAGTCCACGGCGGCCGAGCTGTCGGCGAACCCCGACCTCCCGCTCGCCCTCGTCGGCGACTTCAACATCATCCCGTTCGACCATGACAACGGCGATCCCGACATCGTGGTCGGCCGCTCCACCCACGTCTCCCCCGCCGAGCGCGACGCGTTCTTCGCGCTGACCGACGCGGGCGTGACCGACGTCGTGCGCCCGCTGCTCCCCGAGGGCTACACCTACTGGGACTACCAGCGGTTGAAGTTCCCGCGCAACGAGGGCATCCGCATCGACTTCATCCTCGGCTCGAAGACGTTCGCCGATGCCGTCACCGGCGCGTCGATCCACCGCAACGAGCGCAAGGGTGAGCAGCCCAGCGATCACGTGCCCGTGGTGGTCGACGTGGACTTCGGCGGCGACGACGCCGACGACGACCTGCCGATGATCTTCTCCTGA
- a CDS encoding HAD family hydrolase: MTRSVPSTGSAPSTSSGTYPVRLIATDLDGTLLDSSSAVSPRTRAALDAARDAGVAVVPVTARQPIGLRVIAADAGFDGWALCGNGAYATHLTEGRMLFAEELPPATLRTLADALRASVPGLLFASVREGGETFVAQHGYAAIAQLSDHKRDPATMGGVPLDEVLAAPTLKLVIRHPELAPAALFETLRSLGLTGFEATLSGAPFVEVMAQGVTKATGLARLCTHLGIDRSGVVAFGDALNDVEMLRWAGHGVAMAHAEPVVQEAADETTATNDEDGVARVIERLLGP; the protein is encoded by the coding sequence ATGACACGCTCAGTCCCGTCGACAGGCTCAGCCCCTTCGACAAGCTCAGGGACCTACCCCGTGCGGCTGATCGCGACCGACCTCGACGGCACGCTGCTCGACAGCTCGTCCGCGGTGTCGCCGCGCACCCGTGCGGCGCTCGACGCCGCGCGGGACGCGGGCGTCGCAGTGGTGCCCGTCACCGCCCGCCAGCCGATCGGCCTGCGCGTGATCGCCGCCGACGCCGGCTTCGACGGGTGGGCGCTGTGCGGCAACGGCGCGTACGCGACACATCTCACCGAGGGCCGCATGCTGTTCGCCGAGGAGCTGCCGCCCGCGACGCTGCGCACTCTCGCCGACGCGCTGCGCGCCAGCGTCCCCGGCCTGCTCTTCGCGAGCGTGCGGGAGGGCGGCGAGACGTTCGTCGCACAGCACGGCTATGCGGCCATCGCGCAGCTGTCCGACCACAAACGCGACCCCGCGACGATGGGCGGCGTGCCGCTGGACGAGGTGCTCGCGGCGCCGACGCTCAAGCTCGTGATCCGGCACCCCGAGCTCGCGCCCGCCGCACTCTTCGAGACCCTGCGGTCCCTCGGGCTCACCGGCTTCGAGGCCACGCTGTCCGGTGCCCCGTTCGTCGAGGTCATGGCGCAGGGCGTCACGAAGGCCACGGGACTCGCGCGCCTCTGCACGCACCTCGGCATCGATCGCTCCGGCGTCGTGGCGTTCGGAGACGCCCTCAACGACGTCGAGATGCTCCGCTGGGCCGGTCACGGCGTAGCCATGGCGCACGCGGAACCCGTCGTGCAGGAAGCCGCCGACGAGACCACGGCGACCAACGACGAAGACGGTGTGGCCCGCGTGATCGAGCGCCTGCTCGGCCCCTGA
- a CDS encoding carboxypeptidase-like regulatory domain-containing protein: MARRRAFFRSIMGGAAALALALGGATAAGAASRGSLAGTVTAEADGSPLAGVTVSVSTDDASVFESTMTDATGAYLVPDLPAGEYVVAFDASGTDFIPEFWDDASSRAAAQRLIVAEGDSVVGVDAALALGGAIAGIVRHQADGSPLEGVTVRAESADYSVSAFASTDADGAYRLAALPAGDYRVRFEPADPTLSAEFWEDAYDESRAKAVHVTAGQSTERVDAYLAELGVIQGTMTLAADDSPVPGWVTASDATTGLTLQADVAPDGSYSLTVPPGRYVVAFVPDGGRGIREYWKNARREEDATTIAVAQGQIVSDIDATLDSSGMITGVVRTSGALSGDAIVEAYSGDTLVGMAYTQPDGSYRLAVPAGTYIVRATANVYDMIFAPQFFDGVATRAEATPVVLAAGGDRAGVDFDLATGGAIGGNVSTADGAAVSGATVTALLWTASGWQEVAALDTEGSFVLGAGSTPETPGGSLPAGVYTLRVEMAGYCTAYFGGAESLLGAGTFRLESGAVLSARDVMLSSECTAPQSPPALALSQESILAGEVLKISGSGFAPGEAVVIELRSEPTELGELVAGIDGAFSDDFRIPAGFPAGSHTVVALNAQGDVVASAALNVVAGASGGASTPPQGQDDLAATGGELPSFAVTMAAGLLLAGAMLLRRRRQQG, from the coding sequence ATGGCGCGACGACGCGCGTTCTTTCGGTCGATCATGGGTGGGGCCGCGGCCCTCGCACTCGCACTGGGCGGCGCGACCGCAGCCGGTGCCGCGTCAAGAGGATCGCTGGCGGGGACGGTGACGGCGGAGGCGGACGGTTCGCCTCTCGCGGGCGTCACCGTCTCGGTGTCGACCGACGACGCGTCGGTCTTCGAATCCACGATGACCGATGCCACGGGTGCGTACCTCGTGCCGGACCTTCCGGCGGGGGAGTACGTCGTGGCCTTCGACGCCTCCGGGACGGACTTCATCCCCGAGTTCTGGGACGATGCGTCGTCGCGTGCGGCCGCGCAGCGTCTCATCGTCGCCGAAGGGGATTCCGTCGTGGGAGTGGACGCGGCCCTCGCACTCGGCGGGGCGATCGCCGGCATCGTGAGGCATCAGGCGGACGGCTCTCCACTCGAAGGCGTGACCGTACGGGCGGAGTCCGCCGACTATTCCGTGTCGGCGTTCGCGTCGACGGACGCGGACGGTGCCTACCGGCTCGCCGCTCTCCCCGCGGGTGACTACCGCGTCCGCTTCGAACCGGCGGACCCGACGCTCTCCGCCGAGTTCTGGGAGGATGCCTACGACGAGAGCAGGGCGAAAGCGGTCCATGTCACCGCGGGGCAGAGCACCGAGCGAGTGGATGCCTACCTCGCCGAGCTCGGTGTCATCCAGGGCACGATGACGTTGGCGGCCGACGACTCGCCCGTTCCCGGATGGGTGACCGCCAGCGACGCCACGACGGGGCTCACGCTGCAGGCGGACGTCGCGCCGGACGGGTCCTACTCCCTCACCGTCCCGCCAGGGCGGTACGTCGTTGCGTTCGTCCCCGACGGCGGACGGGGTATCCGCGAGTACTGGAAGAACGCGCGGCGAGAGGAAGATGCGACGACCATCGCCGTCGCCCAGGGGCAGATCGTCTCGGACATCGACGCGACCCTCGACTCGAGCGGGATGATCACCGGCGTGGTGCGCACGTCCGGCGCGCTGTCCGGCGACGCGATCGTGGAGGCGTACAGCGGGGACACCCTTGTCGGCATGGCCTACACGCAGCCCGACGGCTCGTACCGCCTGGCCGTCCCCGCCGGGACCTACATCGTGCGGGCCACGGCGAACGTGTACGACATGATTTTCGCCCCGCAGTTCTTCGACGGCGTCGCGACCCGGGCCGAGGCGACCCCTGTCGTGCTCGCCGCGGGCGGCGATCGCGCGGGAGTGGACTTCGACCTCGCGACGGGCGGCGCGATCGGCGGGAACGTCTCGACCGCGGACGGCGCTGCGGTCTCCGGGGCGACGGTCACGGCCCTGCTGTGGACGGCGTCCGGATGGCAGGAGGTTGCGGCCCTCGACACGGAAGGATCCTTCGTCTTGGGTGCGGGATCCACCCCCGAGACTCCGGGTGGCTCGCTGCCCGCGGGGGTCTACACGCTGCGGGTGGAGATGGCAGGCTACTGCACCGCGTACTTCGGCGGTGCGGAGTCGCTCCTCGGGGCGGGCACGTTCCGTCTGGAGTCCGGCGCGGTCCTGTCGGCACGGGATGTGATGTTGTCCTCGGAGTGCACGGCACCGCAATCGCCCCCCGCGCTGGCCCTGTCACAGGAGTCGATCCTCGCCGGGGAAGTACTGAAGATCTCGGGGTCCGGTTTCGCGCCCGGAGAGGCCGTCGTGATCGAACTCCGCTCGGAGCCGACCGAACTCGGAGAGCTCGTAGCGGGGATCGACGGCGCGTTCTCGGACGACTTCCGCATTCCCGCGGGGTTCCCGGCGGGAAGTCACACCGTGGTCGCGCTGAATGCGCAAGGGGATGTGGTGGCGAGCGCGGCCCTGAACGTCGTGGCAGGAGCCTCGGGTGGAGCGTCGACGCCACCGCAGGGTCAGGACGACCTCGCAGCCACCGGGGGAGAGCTCCCGTCGTTCGCCGTGACCATGGCCGCGGGGCTCCTCCTCGCAGGAGCCATGCTCCTCCGACGCCGTCGGCAGCAGGGCTGA
- a CDS encoding MFS transporter produces MTSSTRPRLAPLYLAGFTTAFGAHGIAAALGAETEDIGWTLLAFGFTLALYDLAEVLLKPLFGALSDRVGVRPVILGGLLAFAAFSVVGAVAPGMIGLVIARFGQGAAASAFSPASSAAVARLTDEASRGRYFGRYGSWKSLGYALGPLLGALLVVAGGIPALFWALAVLGLAAAGWVLVAVPVVPVLPRKRVTLVDLGREILAPGFLVPTLVLAATTGALAVAVGFLPLLGREAGLGTVGSMAIVTVLAVVSSIVQPLVGVAHDRGRLSVRLGAVGGLLLVGVGIALSALWVTPVVLCLTGVLVGAGVGLATPVAFSHLAASTPAERMGRTMGSAELGRELGDAGGPLVAGAVATATVPAVGIGVIAALTAGAGALALLGLRPPSAEARPNGAD; encoded by the coding sequence GTGACCTCCTCGACGCGCCCGCGCCTGGCACCGCTCTACCTCGCCGGCTTCACCACCGCGTTCGGCGCGCACGGCATCGCAGCCGCCCTGGGCGCCGAGACCGAGGACATCGGCTGGACGCTGCTGGCGTTCGGCTTCACGCTCGCGCTGTACGACCTTGCGGAGGTGCTGCTCAAGCCGCTCTTCGGGGCGCTCAGCGACCGGGTCGGGGTGCGTCCCGTGATCCTCGGCGGGCTGCTGGCCTTCGCCGCGTTCTCGGTGGTCGGAGCGGTGGCCCCGGGAATGATCGGCCTCGTGATCGCACGCTTCGGCCAGGGGGCGGCGGCCTCGGCGTTCTCGCCGGCCTCCTCCGCCGCGGTGGCGCGGTTGACGGACGAGGCGTCGCGTGGCCGGTACTTCGGCCGCTACGGCTCCTGGAAGAGTCTCGGATATGCGCTCGGCCCCCTGCTCGGTGCGCTCCTCGTGGTGGCGGGCGGGATCCCGGCGCTGTTCTGGGCCCTGGCCGTGCTCGGGCTGGCCGCGGCCGGATGGGTGCTGGTCGCCGTCCCGGTCGTGCCCGTGCTGCCCCGGAAACGGGTGACCCTCGTCGACCTCGGCCGGGAGATCCTCGCCCCGGGATTCCTCGTCCCGACGCTGGTGCTGGCGGCGACGACCGGCGCGCTCGCCGTGGCCGTCGGCTTCCTCCCCCTGCTCGGCCGGGAGGCCGGACTCGGCACCGTGGGCAGCATGGCGATCGTCACGGTACTGGCGGTCGTGTCGAGCATCGTGCAGCCACTGGTCGGGGTGGCGCACGACCGTGGCCGGCTCTCGGTCCGCCTCGGGGCGGTCGGCGGGCTGCTTCTCGTCGGCGTCGGCATCGCTCTCTCGGCGCTGTGGGTGACGCCTGTCGTGTTGTGCCTCACGGGTGTGCTGGTCGGCGCGGGGGTGGGGCTGGCCACCCCGGTGGCGTTCTCGCACCTCGCGGCATCGACGCCCGCCGAACGCATGGGACGCACGATGGGTAGTGCGGAACTGGGCAGGGAGCTGGGCGACGCGGGCGGTCCGCTCGTCGCCGGAGCCGTGGCGACGGCGACGGTGCCGGCGGTCGGGATCGGCGTCATCGCGGCGCTCACGGCGGGGGCGGGCGCCCTGGCTCTCCTCGGGCTGCGACCGCCGAGTGCCGAGGCGCGTCCGAACGGGGCGGACTGA
- a CDS encoding ABC transporter ATP-binding protein, with translation MRIILGLLSSDGGRVDLDGTPLTTADRRRFGYMPEERGLYPKMKVLEQIVYLARLHGFSKPEATERATALLTELGLGERLDDTIESLSLGNQQRAQIAASLVHDPEVLILDEPFSGLDPLAVDVVAGVLQASAARGASILFSSHQLDVVERLCDDLVILAGGTIRAAGSRDGLRAEHARDRYELISAGDAGWLRTEPGVTLVDFEGGYALFDADGPDTAQRVLQSAVARGDVASFAPKHPSLAQIFKEVIQ, from the coding sequence ATGCGCATCATCCTCGGACTGCTGTCGTCGGACGGCGGACGAGTCGACCTCGACGGGACGCCCCTCACCACCGCCGACCGCCGCCGCTTCGGGTACATGCCCGAGGAGCGCGGCCTGTACCCGAAGATGAAGGTCCTGGAGCAGATCGTCTACCTCGCGCGCCTCCACGGGTTCAGCAAGCCGGAGGCGACGGAGCGGGCGACCGCGCTGCTCACGGAGCTCGGACTCGGCGAGCGCCTCGACGACACGATCGAATCGCTGTCGCTGGGCAACCAGCAGCGGGCGCAGATCGCCGCGTCGCTCGTGCACGACCCCGAGGTGCTGATCCTCGACGAGCCCTTCTCCGGCCTGGACCCCCTCGCGGTGGACGTTGTCGCCGGAGTCCTGCAGGCCAGCGCGGCCCGCGGCGCCTCGATCCTCTTCTCCTCCCATCAGCTGGACGTGGTCGAGCGCCTCTGCGACGACCTCGTCATCCTCGCCGGGGGCACCATCCGTGCCGCCGGTTCCCGGGACGGCCTCCGCGCCGAGCACGCCCGCGACCGGTACGAGCTCATCTCCGCGGGCGACGCCGGGTGGCTGCGCACCGAGCCCGGGGTCACGCTCGTCGACTTCGAGGGCGGCTACGCGCTCTTCGACGCGGACGGCCCCGACACCGCCCAGCGCGTGCTGCAGTCGGCGGTCGCGCGCGGCGACGTCGCGAGCTTCGCGCCCAAGCACCCCTCCCTCGCCCAGATCTTCAAGGAGGTCATCCAGTGA
- a CDS encoding ABC transporter permease, whose product MNASTPARNRIWLVAEREIGSKLRSKAFLISTGILLLIALAGVLFGGFASQNNDAMPVAVTSETATAVSALPDVEVTEVASRADAEELVREGDVDAAVLAGDNAAGYTIVALEDAPGSLVSALSLSPEVVILEPVTTNPLLRYFIAIAFGLVFMMAAATFGGTIAQSVVEEKQTRVVEVLLSAIPARTLLAGKVIGNTVLAMGQILALAAVATIGLIVTGQREVLTTLGAPIIWFAVFFLFGFILLAAMFAAAASMVSRQEDIGSTTTPITMLIMAPYVLVIVFNDNPLVLTIMSYVPFSAPVGMPMRLFVGEAQWWEPLLSLAILLASCVAAIVVGAKIYENSLLRMGSRVKLAEALRG is encoded by the coding sequence GTGAATGCCTCGACCCCCGCACGGAACCGAATCTGGCTGGTCGCCGAGCGGGAGATCGGCTCCAAGCTCCGCAGCAAGGCGTTCCTGATCTCGACCGGCATCCTGCTGCTCATCGCCCTCGCCGGCGTGCTGTTCGGCGGCTTCGCCAGTCAGAACAACGACGCCATGCCGGTGGCCGTGACCTCGGAGACCGCGACCGCCGTGTCCGCACTGCCCGACGTCGAGGTGACCGAGGTCGCCTCTCGCGCCGACGCCGAGGAGCTGGTCCGCGAGGGGGACGTCGATGCGGCGGTGCTCGCGGGGGACAACGCCGCGGGCTACACGATCGTCGCGCTGGAGGACGCCCCCGGATCGCTCGTGTCCGCGCTGTCGCTGTCCCCCGAGGTCGTGATCCTCGAACCGGTCACCACCAACCCGCTGCTGCGCTACTTCATCGCGATCGCCTTCGGTCTCGTCTTCATGATGGCCGCGGCGACCTTCGGCGGCACCATCGCTCAGAGTGTGGTCGAGGAGAAGCAGACCCGGGTCGTGGAGGTGCTGCTGTCGGCGATCCCGGCGCGCACGCTGCTCGCCGGCAAGGTGATCGGCAACACGGTGCTCGCGATGGGGCAGATCCTCGCCCTCGCAGCCGTCGCCACCATAGGGCTCATCGTGACGGGTCAGCGCGAGGTGCTGACCACCCTGGGCGCCCCCATCATCTGGTTCGCGGTGTTCTTCCTGTTCGGGTTCATCCTGCTCGCGGCGATGTTCGCGGCGGCGGCCTCCATGGTCTCCCGGCAGGAGGACATCGGATCGACGACGACCCCCATCACGATGCTCATCATGGCGCCGTACGTGCTGGTGATCGTGTTCAACGACAACCCGCTGGTGCTGACGATCATGTCGTACGTGCCGTTCTCGGCTCCGGTCGGCATGCCGATGCGCTTGTTCGTCGGCGAAGCGCAGTGGTGGGAGCCGCTCCTGAGCCTCGCGATCCTCCTGGCGAGCTGCGTCGCGGCGATCGTCGTCGGCGCGAAGATCTACGAGAACTCCCTGCTCCGGATGGGCTCGCGCGTGAAGCTCGCCGAGGCTCTGCGCGGCTGA
- a CDS encoding anhydro-N-acetylmuramic acid kinase yields the protein MRVLGLISGTSHDGIDAAVVDFATNGGFTAHGVDLRGTVLASTSVPYDPELRARLIAALPPAQTTLAEVAELDTLIGQAFADVAADIAAEVGGVDAVCSHGQTVYHWVDGSHALGTLQIGQPAWIAEKTGVPVVSDIRIRDITAGGHGAPLVSFLDELLLRGRAGVSAALNLGGISNMTVVRPDGLVAYDIGPANALVDAVIVAHDLNPLGYDDDAAIARTGRVDEALLDAMLADPYYALTPPKSTGKEHFHLAYVHEHLAAQGREVAVADVVRTLTELTVRTVARDVEAAGIGFLAVSGGGCRNPLLLDGLRAALPQTEVVLADELGAPADSKEAILLALIGWSTLHGVPAIVPGGTGAREPRILGTITPGAGPLQMPEPVAAIDSLTLTEVAGASLAS from the coding sequence ATGCGCGTCCTGGGACTGATCTCCGGCACCTCGCACGACGGGATCGACGCCGCCGTCGTCGACTTCGCCACCAATGGGGGGTTCACGGCGCACGGCGTCGACCTCCGGGGCACGGTGCTCGCATCCACGAGCGTCCCCTACGATCCCGAGCTGCGGGCACGCCTCATCGCCGCGCTCCCTCCGGCACAGACCACCCTGGCCGAGGTGGCCGAGCTCGACACCCTCATCGGGCAGGCGTTCGCCGACGTCGCGGCTGATATCGCGGCCGAGGTCGGCGGCGTCGATGCGGTGTGCTCGCACGGTCAGACCGTCTACCACTGGGTCGACGGCTCCCACGCGCTCGGCACCCTCCAGATCGGGCAGCCCGCCTGGATCGCCGAGAAGACCGGCGTGCCCGTCGTCTCCGACATCCGCATCCGCGACATCACCGCGGGTGGTCACGGTGCTCCGCTCGTGTCGTTCCTCGATGAGCTGCTGCTCCGCGGTCGCGCCGGCGTCTCGGCGGCGCTGAACCTCGGCGGCATCTCGAACATGACCGTCGTCCGCCCGGACGGCCTCGTCGCCTACGACATCGGCCCCGCGAACGCGCTTGTCGACGCGGTCATCGTCGCGCACGACCTCAACCCGCTCGGCTACGACGACGACGCGGCGATCGCCCGCACCGGACGGGTCGATGAGGCGCTGCTGGACGCCATGCTCGCGGACCCCTACTACGCCCTCACCCCGCCGAAGAGCACGGGCAAGGAGCACTTCCACCTCGCCTACGTGCACGAGCACCTCGCAGCGCAGGGACGCGAGGTCGCGGTCGCCGACGTCGTGCGCACGCTCACCGAGCTCACGGTCCGCACGGTCGCCCGCGACGTCGAGGCCGCCGGGATCGGCTTCCTCGCGGTGTCCGGCGGCGGCTGCCGCAACCCGCTGCTCCTGGACGGGCTCCGGGCGGCGCTGCCGCAGACCGAGGTCGTGCTGGCCGACGAGCTCGGCGCCCCCGCCGACAGCAAGGAGGCCATCCTCCTCGCCCTCATCGGCTGGTCGACCCTGCACGGCGTCCCCGCGATCGTCCCCGGTGGGACGGGGGCGCGCGAGCCGCGCATCCTCGGCACGATCACCCCGGGTGCCGGTCCGCTGCAGATGCCCGAGCCGGTCGCGGCGATCGACTCGCTCACGCTCACAGAGGTGGCCGGAGCGTCGCTCGCCTCCTGA
- the pyrE gene encoding orotate phosphoribosyltransferase produces the protein MTALDADRQTLLALITDEAVFHGDFTLSSGKKATYYVDMRKLTLDHRAAPAIGRIMRDLIADLDVVAVGGLTLGADPIANAVLHASVGTDRPLDAFVVRKEPKDHGRGRQIEGADVKGKRVVVLEDTSTTGQSALKAVEALRKEGAEVVAVAVIVDRKTGAQAAIEAEGLEWRAAFDLDDLGLDPQ, from the coding sequence GTGACCGCACTCGACGCAGACCGCCAGACCCTCCTCGCCCTCATCACGGACGAGGCGGTGTTCCACGGCGATTTCACCCTCTCCAGCGGCAAGAAGGCGACGTACTACGTCGACATGCGCAAGCTCACCCTCGACCACCGCGCCGCCCCGGCGATCGGTCGCATCATGCGCGACCTGATCGCCGATCTCGACGTCGTCGCCGTCGGCGGTCTGACGCTCGGCGCCGACCCGATCGCGAACGCCGTCCTGCATGCCTCGGTCGGCACCGACCGTCCGCTCGACGCGTTCGTCGTGCGGAAGGAGCCGAAGGACCACGGCCGCGGTCGCCAGATCGAGGGCGCCGACGTGAAGGGCAAGCGCGTGGTCGTGCTGGAGGACACCTCGACCACCGGGCAGTCCGCGCTCAAGGCGGTCGAGGCGCTGCGCAAGGAAGGCGCCGAGGTCGTCGCGGTCGCGGTGATCGTCGACCGCAAGACCGGCGCCCAGGCCGCCATCGAGGCCGAAGGCCTGGAGTGGCGCGCGGCCTTCGACCTCGACGACCTCGGACTCGACCCGCAGTGA